From one Bacteriovorax sp. BAL6_X genomic stretch:
- a CDS encoding AlpA family transcriptional regulator, with protein MKKNSFDIHCKYCLSRYHGQEMILGEGISLDGLFGQSGGVSELFKKRIWRVDDVARFLECTKGHIYNLVSDEKIPKRKKGGLLFFIPEEILDWVYEGD; from the coding sequence TTGAAGAAAAATAGTTTTGATATACATTGCAAATACTGCTTATCAAGGTATCATGGCCAAGAGATGATATTAGGTGAGGGCATAAGTTTAGATGGCTTATTTGGCCAATCTGGTGGCGTCTCAGAGCTCTTTAAAAAACGAATATGGCGAGTGGATGATGTGGCAAGATTCCTAGAGTGCACAAAGGGGCATATCTATAATCTTGTATCAGATGAGAAAATACCAAAGAGAAAGAAAGGTGGACTACTGTTTTTTATTCCTGAGGAAATCCTTGATTGGGTTTACGAAGGAGATTAA